From the Lathyrus oleraceus cultivar Zhongwan6 chromosome 4, CAAS_Psat_ZW6_1.0, whole genome shotgun sequence genome, one window contains:
- the LOC127138277 gene encoding uncharacterized protein LOC127138277, with product MSNKYMMPINQNIDGNDGFLHYFDEDIGTRCGCGDDDVDDDVGSDELFEINQKNELLDTIREEDCESSVFSIDIHNNIKSNDVVYVAVGDTDSSMKALSWTLKHLVNPNSTTVSLIHVFPPAKRIPTRGGKIPRKYATQEHVNIFLSQEKRKRKVLLQKFIDMCTDSKVEVKILLTEGDNVGKAIVELVMNLNIRKLVIGTTQSNLRKHGLRRQNSTAEMVLKSVEERCDIKIICEGREVIDRMINGCNSKHDEVDGFVPIKQSKPFWLFTSRFDWNWNYTI from the exons atgtcaaataaaTATATGATGCCAATAAATCAAAATATTGATGGTAACGATGGGTTCTTGCACTACTTCGATGAAGACATTGGCACTAGATGTGGTTGTGGTGACGATGATGTAGATGATGATGTAGGTTCAGACGAGTTGTTTGAGATAAATCAGAAGAATGAATTATTAGATACAATAAGAGAAGAAGATTGCGAGAGCAGTGTCTTCTCTATTGATATCCACAACAATATCAAATCAAATGATGTTGTTTATGTGGCAGTTGGAGATACTGATTCAAGCATGAAAGCACTTTCATGGACCTTAAAGCACTTAGTGAACCCTAATTCTACTACTGTCTCTCTTATACATGTTTTCCCTCCAGCCAAGCGAATTCCAACTCGAG GGGGAAAAATTCCAAGAAAATATGCGACTCAGGAACATGTTAACATCTTCTTGAGCCAAGAGAAAAGGAAGAGGAAAGTACTTCTTCAAAAGTTCATTGACATGTGTACTGACTCAAAAGTTGAGGTGAAGATATTGCTTACTGAAGGTGACAACGTTGGTAAAGCCATTGTAGAGCTCGTTATGAATCTAAATATTAGAAAGCTGGTGATTGGAACTACCCAATCTAATCTAAG AAAACATGGGTTGAGAAGACAAAATTCTACTGCGGAGATGGTGTTAAAGAGTGTAGAAGAAAGATGTGATATTAAAATCATATGTGAAGGAAGAGAAGTGATTGATCGAATGATTAATGGATGTAATTCAAAGCATGATGAAGTAGATGGTTTTGTTCCAATCAAACAATCCAAACCATTTTGGTTATTTACGTCCAGATTTGATTGGAATTGGAACTACACAATCTAG
- the LOC127135068 gene encoding U-box domain-containing protein 35, protein MSDECLQYHDDDESSRYGCGLIGFKKNQVFDYNLNSEIEVNDDLFEINLKKEEPLESIKEEFENSTVSSLDIHNNKLGDVVYVAVRIDDEGSSMEALSWALKHSVIPSITTISLLHVFPQIKQIPSPLGKIPRSRVNQEHVDIYLAQEKSKRRMLLQKFIDLCTDSKVKVEVLLIESDNFVKAIVDLVININIMKLVIGIPSSNLRKHRSSRKHSIADMVLKSVEEKCDVRIICEGREMIDQMINGCTSSQHDDVYGFVRVKRFMSNPFWLFRFKYTSL, encoded by the exons atGTCTGATGAGTGTTTGCAGTATCACGATGATGATGAATCCTCTAGGTATGGTTGCGGTTTGATTGGGTTCAAGAAAAACCAAGTGTTCGATTACAATTTAAACAGTGAGATAGAGGTTAATGATGATTTGTTTGAGATAAATCTGAAGAAGGAAGAACCATTGGAGTCAATAAAAGAAGAGTTTGAGAACAGTACTGTGTCTTCTCTTGATATTCATAACAATAAATTAGGTGATGTTGTTTATGTGGCAGTTAGAATAGACGATGAAGGTTCAAGCATGGAAGCACTTTCATGGGCTTTGAAACATTCTGTTATACCTTCCATTACTACTATCTCTCTTCTACATGTTTTCCCTCAAATCAAACAAATTCCAAGTCCAC TGGGAAAAATACCAAGGAGTCGTGTAAATCAAGAGCATGTTGACATCTACTTGGCTCAAGAGAAAAGCAAGAGGAGAATGTTGCTTCAAAAGTTCATTGACCTATGTACCGATTCCAAG GTTAAGGTGGAGGTGTTACTTATTGAGAGTGACAACTTTGTTAAAGCCATTGTAGATCTTGTcataaatataaatataatgaAATTGGTGATTGGAATTCCATCGTCTAATCTAAG GAAACACAGGTCAAGTAGGAAACATTCCATTGCAGACATGGTGTTAAAAAGTGTAGAAGAAAAGTGTGATGTGAGAATCATATGTGAAGGAAGAGAAATGATCGATCAAATGATTAATGGGTGCACTTCATCACAGCATGATGATGTATATGGTTTTGTTCGAGTCAAACGTTTCATGTCCAATCCATTTTGGTTATTTAGGTTTAAGTATACTAGTTTATAG